In Candidatus Omnitrophota bacterium, one DNA window encodes the following:
- a CDS encoding class I SAM-dependent methyltransferase, translating into MKGRESGMPTKEVWEKFFHPAEALGVMGLDSTVKDVVEFGCGYGTFTIPAARIIAGTIYAIDVEADMVEATRTAAASAALRNVNVMRRDFVAEGTGLKAASVDYAMLFNILHIEHPETLLKEAWRILRIGGKLGIIHWNYDPATPRGPSMDIRPKPAQCVAWAEAAGFGNLRQRNLPPYHYGIVMNRQAAPA; encoded by the coding sequence ATGAAGGGTAGGGAAAGCGGCATGCCGACGAAAGAAGTGTGGGAGAAGTTTTTCCATCCCGCTGAGGCGCTCGGCGTGATGGGATTGGATAGCACGGTGAAGGACGTCGTTGAGTTTGGATGCGGATACGGCACCTTTACCATCCCTGCCGCGAGAATCATCGCCGGCACCATCTATGCCATCGATGTGGAAGCGGACATGGTTGAAGCGACCAGAACAGCAGCCGCCAGCGCAGCACTGCGTAACGTCAACGTCATGCGTCGGGATTTCGTGGCGGAAGGGACGGGGTTAAAAGCGGCCAGCGTGGATTACGCGATGCTGTTCAATATCCTGCATATCGAACACCCTGAAACGTTGCTGAAAGAGGCATGGAGAATACTCCGCATCGGCGGGAAACTCGGCATCATTCATTGGAACTATGACCCTGCAACCCCGCGAGGGCCGTCGATGGACATCCGCCCCAAACCTGCGCAGTGCGTCGCGTGGGCCGAAGCGGCAGGATTTGGCAACCTCCGACAGCGCAATTTGCCGCCGTATCATTATGGGATCGTGATGAATCGTCAAGCCGCGCCGGCATGA
- a CDS encoding pirin family protein translates to MNTGTPMRQIKKVWKQIPTIEGAGVRLKRVFGYHQVPQLDPFLLLDCFNSDHRDDYIKGFPWHPHRGIETITYVLDGDVEHQDSLGNRGVIRPGDVQWMTAGSGIIHQEMLQGSPKGRMWGFQLWANLPRRNKMMDPRYREVTAPQIPAVKTSEGATVRIICGRLGEVEGPVKEIVTDPEYFDVTLPTGKTFTHSVKPGYTVFAYVVEGAGHFDPGQNPFDREAIGENYFDMQPSCVCKEGDIALYAPEGDTVLITTKKAPVRFLLINGRPLKEPVAWYGPIVMNTKDELKTAFQEFQNGTFISQFAPITLRAGRRR, encoded by the coding sequence ATGAACACCGGCACGCCCATGCGCCAGATCAAAAAGGTGTGGAAGCAGATTCCGACGATCGAAGGCGCTGGCGTGCGCCTCAAGCGCGTCTTCGGTTATCACCAAGTGCCGCAGCTCGACCCCTTCTTGCTGCTCGACTGCTTCAACTCGGATCATCGCGACGACTATATCAAGGGGTTTCCGTGGCATCCGCACCGCGGCATCGAAACGATCACCTATGTCTTAGACGGCGACGTGGAGCACCAAGACAGCCTGGGCAATCGCGGAGTGATCCGGCCCGGCGATGTGCAGTGGATGACGGCCGGCAGCGGCATCATTCACCAGGAGATGCTGCAGGGCAGCCCCAAGGGACGGATGTGGGGATTTCAGCTATGGGCGAATTTGCCCCGGCGCAATAAGATGATGGACCCTCGCTACCGCGAGGTCACGGCACCGCAGATTCCCGCGGTCAAGACCAGCGAGGGAGCCACAGTGCGGATCATTTGCGGCCGGCTCGGTGAGGTGGAAGGCCCGGTCAAAGAAATCGTCACCGATCCGGAATATTTCGATGTCACGCTGCCGACCGGCAAAACGTTCACCCATTCGGTGAAGCCTGGCTACACCGTCTTCGCGTATGTCGTGGAAGGCGCAGGGCATTTCGATCCTGGGCAAAACCCCTTTGACCGCGAGGCAATCGGCGAGAACTATTTTGACATGCAGCCTTCCTGTGTGTGCAAAGAAGGGGACATCGCCCTCTACGCTCCCGAAGGCGATACGGTGCTGATCACGACCAAGAAAGCACCGGTGCGCTTTTTGCTGATCAACGGCCGGCCGCTCAAGGAGCCGGTGGCGTGGTATGGCCCGATTGTCATGAACACCAAAGACGAATTAAAAACGGCGTTTCAAGAATTCCAAAATGGAACTTTCATTAGCCAATTTGCCCCAATAACGCTGAGGGCTGGCAGGCGGCGTTGA
- a CDS encoding VIT1/CCC1 transporter family protein, with protein sequence MTPEEFAKNEYRDYVTYRELALIETVPAFKRILEELTQHELEDYNFWLSLSSKKTFRISPWELLFLKFLRRVLGLTFTAKFLERHEKQAIMNYHEVLLTASGKMKEEIQQIIRHEEYHERSLIDQIKEERITFMGSIVLGLNDALIELTGALTGFAFAFHTSRTVAVAGFILGIAASMSMASSAYLSARHEQGKDPAKAALYTGVSYLAVVLLLLLPFVVMPYAPAAVAVMIATVILIVAALSYYTAIVFERAFKKSLVEMLLFSVGVAIVSFIIGSLARRFTGLEAL encoded by the coding sequence ATGACCCCTGAAGAGTTTGCCAAAAACGAATATCGGGATTACGTCACCTACCGGGAACTTGCCCTCATTGAGACGGTGCCAGCCTTCAAGCGCATCTTGGAGGAGCTGACACAGCATGAGCTTGAGGATTACAACTTCTGGCTGAGCCTTTCCTCCAAGAAAACATTCCGCATCAGCCCGTGGGAGCTACTGTTCCTGAAATTCCTCAGAAGAGTACTCGGCCTGACCTTCACTGCGAAGTTCCTGGAGCGGCATGAAAAGCAAGCCATCATGAATTACCACGAGGTCTTGCTGACGGCCAGCGGGAAGATGAAAGAAGAGATCCAGCAGATCATTCGGCATGAGGAATACCACGAACGCTCCCTCATCGACCAGATCAAAGAGGAGCGAATCACATTCATGGGCAGCATCGTCCTCGGCTTGAATGACGCCCTCATTGAGCTGACCGGAGCGCTTACCGGCTTTGCCTTTGCGTTCCACACCAGTCGGACCGTGGCTGTGGCCGGATTCATTCTGGGCATCGCCGCTTCCATGTCGATGGCTTCTTCCGCGTATCTCTCCGCCCGGCATGAGCAAGGCAAGGATCCGGCCAAAGCCGCGCTGTATACCGGCGTCTCCTACCTGGCGGTCGTGCTGCTGCTGTTGCTACCGTTTGTCGTGATGCCGTATGCGCCGGCCGCCGTCGCCGTCATGATCGCCACCGTGATCCTGATCGTGGCCGCGCTGTCCTACTATACGGCGATTGTGTTTGAGCGAGCGTTCAAGAAAAGCCTGGTGGAAATGCTGCTCTTTAGCGTCGGTGTCGCCATCGTCTCGTTCATCATCGGCTCGCTGGCGCGCCGATTTACCGGCCTTGAGGCGCTCTAG
- the chrA gene encoding chromate efflux transporter has protein sequence MEVSVSGRLRELAALFLKLGTISFGGPAAHIALMEEEVVHRRRWLTREHFLDLVGATNLIPGPNSTEMAIHVGFLRGGWPGLIVAGACFILPAALITAGFAWVYVRFGSLPNAAPFLMGIKPVVVAVILTAIWRLGKTAVKTWQLLVIGVIVAATALLGVNEILAFFLGGVGGMCWLSLPHQTRRRHRGNAGVVVASVLGVHGRSWAAIAVAGAAIATQVSLWKLGLFFLKVGSVLYGSGYVLVAFLQGGLVRDYGWLTQQQLLDAIAIGQMTPGPVLSTATCIGYLLAGSAGAVAATVAIFLPSFVFVAMLNPIIPKLRRLRWTSAFLDAVNVSAIALMAAVLIQFARAALADWRAWLIALVAVAVGLRWKLNTAWLILGGGLAGWVLSVLVEH, from the coding sequence ATGGAGGTGTCTGTGAGCGGGCGGTTGCGGGAGTTGGCCGCGTTGTTCCTGAAGCTGGGGACGATCAGCTTCGGCGGGCCGGCGGCTCACATTGCGCTGATGGAGGAAGAAGTCGTGCATCGGCGTCGCTGGCTCACACGAGAGCACTTCCTTGACCTGGTGGGGGCGACCAATCTCATCCCTGGGCCGAACTCCACCGAGATGGCGATTCATGTGGGCTTCCTCCGAGGCGGTTGGCCTGGGCTGATTGTGGCCGGGGCCTGCTTCATTCTGCCCGCCGCTCTTATCACCGCGGGGTTCGCCTGGGTCTATGTCCGGTTCGGCTCGCTGCCGAACGCCGCACCGTTTCTCATGGGGATCAAACCCGTGGTGGTGGCGGTAATTCTCACCGCCATCTGGCGGTTGGGCAAGACCGCGGTGAAGACATGGCAATTGCTCGTCATTGGCGTGATCGTCGCCGCAACAGCGTTGTTGGGCGTCAACGAAATCCTCGCATTCTTCCTCGGTGGGGTCGGCGGCATGTGCTGGCTCTCGCTTCCGCATCAGACGCGGCGTCGCCATCGTGGGAACGCTGGTGTCGTTGTCGCATCGGTGCTGGGCGTTCATGGCAGAAGCTGGGCAGCCATCGCGGTTGCCGGAGCGGCGATCGCGACCCAGGTGTCATTGTGGAAACTAGGGCTCTTCTTCCTCAAAGTCGGCAGCGTGCTCTATGGCAGCGGCTACGTGCTGGTGGCGTTTCTACAAGGAGGGCTGGTGCGCGACTACGGCTGGTTGACTCAGCAGCAGCTCCTCGATGCGATTGCCATCGGACAGATGACGCCCGGTCCTGTGTTGTCCACGGCCACCTGCATCGGATATCTCTTGGCGGGATCTGCAGGTGCGGTGGCGGCGACGGTCGCCATCTTCCTGCCATCGTTTGTCTTCGTGGCGATGCTCAATCCCATTATTCCCAAACTTCGCCGATTGCGCTGGACGTCAGCGTTTTTAGATGCCGTGAACGTCAGCGCGATCGCCTTGATGGCGGCGGTGCTCATCCAGTTCGCCCGTGCCGCGCTTGCTGATTGGCGGGCTTGGCTGATTGCGCTGGTCGCGGTCGCGGTGGGGCTGCGGTGGAAGCTCAATACCGCGTGGCTCATTCTCGGCGGCGGTCTGGCCGGCTGGGTGCTCTCGGTACTGGTGGAGCATTGA